The following coding sequences are from one Melanotaenia boesemani isolate fMelBoe1 chromosome 19, fMelBoe1.pri, whole genome shotgun sequence window:
- the taf1c gene encoding TATA box-binding protein-associated factor RNA polymerase I subunit C isoform X1, with the protein MDYHFPLQLFPSFYNCGPPDSVLKNGTGSWGSYDGVLPQTGSGSLSSWAFTSRHQVRGETWCHTEPVLVPFLFPKNAFHRHFTPPDPLDCIEHMQNFFMDHCQDAFGCMSDILGENFNFRSRGTEKHRHVSVWRVKRFLKLLNYKICFRTHKSSAMSSYCRMLSNVVPDIPPPLLGSLLYEELAEQRDHMLFCEGDTGGALAFVPFAERGKNVHQRGCLLYPGGQGLDRLKFRKVDLQHCNGSVSCVDASNSSPVSFQLKAPIRQISCTSLFNDCCVAVRSDHFCGVWRFSETDEPRLLQVVNTNKPATCVSVSPHVLGEILVASESGAANLWTVGKGMQKVRMEDSNLYFNAKSSWRWCEFSAHPRVMLYADRTGVELTDIRVSLCSGHTLFRISNTSECRSGERLILSRYLGDVHPFHHLITTQYSAYIMDERFPCVPMLKYDHMMQSPPIFCHVIPGSATSASTSSTNKVLLGSHSSQEVTLLQYSGGKVGACSSRGPPQALLRPRESLKHLSVQIPHRRDAAANRLSAPVAGLTCIPKKAGSIPGRRECMCVLQLTEAGDIFYQVLEHNPTGLVTSGAPSADSKPRQAATELPGSTRLTAEPPADSQVVVSETSSDEDVIGLTQGVSARMVVAETPERDQRQPSRPSVSSSEESERFRDCRSGLQPRESQSDEDVNNEKVVDDEGAGSSRSLLQTSGKLSSSVSVKWKHWLQILVERNGKKKPRPRRLQHFQIFSKGLLRLPDSEARGAPEKEIMEKLREELKSCMSGRSLLVQRSVSLTAPDPVPLHQVSTSWTDTLSHRLTVAWQGEKAWQAWWEDQLGMNEKTKMAALRRKRRREKEAKRAAGHRLELSGSFTSASDQSELDIFSSSTGWTTASSQGLWSNTEDGEALSQSAEVLEHENQRAPTASTIQTDIPVPTPTAQSVQSNKNDQQSPSRLSTFSLTQTQTPDRTPARQRRSKRTVEDYLSTLTSTQDYPSQADSYFLENDSFTDTPPPPALLHSSQPLRVSMSRVAGPSSGLSQSLTSSQCSQGWRGPSQSSQPKKKSRMGF; encoded by the exons GCATTTACTTCCAGACATCAGGTTAGAGGGGAGACTTGGTGTCACACTGAGCCCGTCCTGGTCCCCTTCCTGTTTCCCAAAAACG ctttccaTCGACATTTTACACCTCCAGATCCACTGGACTGCATAGAACAT ATGCAGAACTTCTTCATGGATCACTGCCAAGATGCCTTTGGGTGCATGAGTGACATTCTGGGTGAAAACTTCAACTTCAGAAGTAGAGGCACAGAA aagCATCGGCATGTCTCCGTGTGGAGGGTGAAACGCTTCCTCAAGCTCCTGAATTATAAGAT ATGTTTCCGAACGCATAAGTCCTCAGCGATGTCCAGCTACTGCAGGATGTTGTCGAACGTGGTGCCCGACATCCCACCGCCACTCCTGGGATCTCTGTTGTACGAAGAGCTGGCCGAGCAGAGGGATCACATGCTGTTCTGTGAAGGAGACACTGGGGGCGCTCTGGCTTTCGTCCCGTTTGCGGAGCGTGGAAAGAACGTGCATCAGCGTGGCTGCCTCCTTTATCCTGGAGGACAGGGACTGGACCGCCTCA AGTTCCGCAAAGTGGACCTGCAGCACTGCAACGGGTCCGTTTCCTGTGTGGACGCCAGCAACAGCAGCCCGGTCAGCTTCCAGCTCAAAGCCCCCATCAGACAGATCAGCTGTACCTCCCTCTTCAATGACT GTTGTGTTGCTGTGCGGTCGGATCACTTCTGTGGCGTTTGGAGGTTCAGTGAAACAGACGAGCCGCGCCTTCTGCAGGTGGTCAACACCAACAAGCCTGCGACCTGTGTCAGTGTCAG TCCTCACGTTTTGGGTGAAATTCTGGTGGCGAGTGAGAGCGGAGCTGCAAACCTGTGGACTGTAGGAAAAGG GATGCAGAAGGTTCGGATGGAGGACAGCAACCTGTACTTTAATGCTAAGTCATCGTGGAGGTGGTGCGAGTTCTCAGCTCATCCAAGAGTGATGCTGTATGCCGACAGGACCGGGGTGGAGCTCACAGACATCAGG GTGAGTTTGTGCTCTGGTCACACGCTGTTCCGGATCAGTAACACGTCGGAGTGTCGGAGCGGAGAGAGGCTCATCCTGTCCAGGTATCTGGGAGACGTTCACCCCTTCCATCACCTCATCACCACACAG TACTCGGCCTACATTATGGACGAGCGCTTCCCGTGCGTGCCCATGCTCAAGTACGATCACATGATGCAGTCCCCGCCAATCTTTTGTCACGTCATCCCAGGCTCCGCTACCTCAGCCTCCACATCAAGTACCAACAAGGTCCTGCTCGGCTCCCACAGCTCCCAGGAAGTCACTCTGCTTCAGTACTCAG GAGGGAAGGTGGGGGCTTGTTCCAGTCGAGGTCCTCCTCAGGCTCTTCTTAGACCCAGAGAGAGTCTAAAACATCTCTCAGTCCAGATCCCTCACCGCCGGGACGCCGCAGCCAACAGACTGTCTGCACCTGTTGCAG GTTTGACGTGTATCCCGAAGAAAGCAGGAAGCATACCAGGCCGCAGGGAGTGTATGTGTGTCCTACAGCTAACTGAAGCTGGAGACATCTTCTATCAGGTCCTTGAGCACAACCCAACAGGCTTGGTCACATCTGGAGCTCCATCTGCAGACAGCAAACCTCGACAAGCAGCCACTGAGCTTCCAGGGTCAACCAGACTAACTGCAGAGCCTCCAGCAGACTCTCAAGTGGTTGTCTCTGAAACATCAAGCGATGAGGATGTCATCGGGTTAACGCAAGGTGTCAGCGCAAGAATGGTTGTTGCTGAAACGCCAGAGAGGGATCAACGACAGCCGAGTAGACCTTCTGTTTCCTCCTCTGAGGAGTCAGAGAGATTCAGAGACTGCAGAAGTGGACTTCAGCCACGAGAAAGCCAGTCGGATGAAGACGTTAACAATGAAAAGGTTGttgatgatgaaggtgctggCTCCAGCAGGTCCCTGCTGCAGACTTCAGGAAAGCTCAGCAGTTCAGTTTCTGTGAAGTGGAAACACTGGCTCCAGATCCTGGTGGAGAGAAACGGTAAAAAGAAGCCCCGTCCCCGCAGACTACAGCATTTCCAAATCTTTAGTAAAGGTCTGCTGCGTCTGCCTGACAGCGAAGCTAGAGGAGCACCAGAGAAGGAAATAATGGAAAAGTTGAGGGAAGAGTTGAAGTCATGCATGTCTGGACGCTCGCTGTTGGTTCAGCGCTCCGTTTCCCTCACAGCTCCAGATCCggttcctcttcatcaggtgaGCACGTCCTGGACGGATACACTCAGCCACCGACTCACCGTTGCCTGGCAGGGGGAGAAGGCGTGGCAGGCATGGTGGGAGGACCAGCTGGGGATGAATGAGAAGACCAAGATGGCGGcgctgaggaggaagaggaggagggaaaaagaagcaaagagaGCAGCAGGTCACAGATTAGAGCTGAGCGGGAGCTTCACGTCTGCCAGCGATCAGTCTGAACTGGACATTTTCTCCAGTTCGACAGGGTGGACCACTGCTTCGAGTCAGGGGCTGTGGTCAAACACAGAGGATGGGGAGGCGCTGTCCCAGTCGGCCGAGGTTTTGGAGCATGAGAACCAGAGAGCTCCGACAGCGTCCACCATTCAGACAGACATTCCAGTTCCCACGCCAACTGCTCAGAGTGtgcaatcaaataaaaatgaccagCAGTCTCCCAGCAGGCTTTCCACTTTCTCCCTGACTCAAACACAGACCCCTGACCGCACACCGGCCCGTCAGAGGAGGAGCAAAAGGACCGTAGAGGACTACCTCAGTACTCTGACATCAACTCAG GATTACCCATCACAAGCAGATTCCTACTTCCTGGAGAACGACAGCTTTACGGACACACCACCTCCACCAGCTCTGCTCCACAGCTCCCAGCCTCTCCGGGTTTCTATGTCTAGGGTTGCTGGTCCTTCGTCGGGTCTGTCTCAGTCTCTGACCTCCTCCCAGTGTTCGCAGGGTTGGAGGGGGCCGTCGCAGTCATCACAACCCAAGAAGAAGTCTCGAATGGGATTTTGA
- the taf1c gene encoding TATA box-binding protein-associated factor RNA polymerase I subunit C isoform X3: MQNFFMDHCQDAFGCMSDILGENFNFRSRGTEKHRHVSVWRVKRFLKLLNYKICFRTHKSSAMSSYCRMLSNVVPDIPPPLLGSLLYEELAEQRDHMLFCEGDTGGALAFVPFAERGKNVHQRGCLLYPGGQGLDRLKFRKVDLQHCNGSVSCVDASNSSPVSFQLKAPIRQISCTSLFNDCCVAVRSDHFCGVWRFSETDEPRLLQVVNTNKPATCVSVSPHVLGEILVASESGAANLWTVGKGMQKVRMEDSNLYFNAKSSWRWCEFSAHPRVMLYADRTGVELTDIRVSLCSGHTLFRISNTSECRSGERLILSRYLGDVHPFHHLITTQYSAYIMDERFPCVPMLKYDHMMQSPPIFCHVIPGSATSASTSSTNKVLLGSHSSQEVTLLQYSGGKVGACSSRGPPQALLRPRESLKHLSVQIPHRRDAAANRLSAPVAGLTCIPKKAGSIPGRRECMCVLQLTEAGDIFYQVLEHNPTGLVTSGAPSADSKPRQAATELPGSTRLTAEPPADSQVVVSETSSDEDVIGLTQGVSARMVVAETPERDQRQPSRPSVSSSEESERFRDCRSGLQPRESQSDEDVNNEKVVDDEGAGSSRSLLQTSGKLSSSVSVKWKHWLQILVERNGKKKPRPRRLQHFQIFSKGLLRLPDSEARGAPEKEIMEKLREELKSCMSGRSLLVQRSVSLTAPDPVPLHQVSTSWTDTLSHRLTVAWQGEKAWQAWWEDQLGMNEKTKMAALRRKRRREKEAKRAAGHRLELSGSFTSASDQSELDIFSSSTGWTTASSQGLWSNTEDGEALSQSAEVLEHENQRAPTASTIQTDIPVPTPTAQSVQSNKNDQQSPSRLSTFSLTQTQTPDRTPARQRRSKRTVEDYLSTLTSTQDYPSQADSYFLENDSFTDTPPPPALLHSSQPLRVSMSRVAGPSSGLSQSLTSSQCSQGWRGPSQSSQPKKKSRMGF; encoded by the exons ATGCAGAACTTCTTCATGGATCACTGCCAAGATGCCTTTGGGTGCATGAGTGACATTCTGGGTGAAAACTTCAACTTCAGAAGTAGAGGCACAGAA aagCATCGGCATGTCTCCGTGTGGAGGGTGAAACGCTTCCTCAAGCTCCTGAATTATAAGAT ATGTTTCCGAACGCATAAGTCCTCAGCGATGTCCAGCTACTGCAGGATGTTGTCGAACGTGGTGCCCGACATCCCACCGCCACTCCTGGGATCTCTGTTGTACGAAGAGCTGGCCGAGCAGAGGGATCACATGCTGTTCTGTGAAGGAGACACTGGGGGCGCTCTGGCTTTCGTCCCGTTTGCGGAGCGTGGAAAGAACGTGCATCAGCGTGGCTGCCTCCTTTATCCTGGAGGACAGGGACTGGACCGCCTCA AGTTCCGCAAAGTGGACCTGCAGCACTGCAACGGGTCCGTTTCCTGTGTGGACGCCAGCAACAGCAGCCCGGTCAGCTTCCAGCTCAAAGCCCCCATCAGACAGATCAGCTGTACCTCCCTCTTCAATGACT GTTGTGTTGCTGTGCGGTCGGATCACTTCTGTGGCGTTTGGAGGTTCAGTGAAACAGACGAGCCGCGCCTTCTGCAGGTGGTCAACACCAACAAGCCTGCGACCTGTGTCAGTGTCAG TCCTCACGTTTTGGGTGAAATTCTGGTGGCGAGTGAGAGCGGAGCTGCAAACCTGTGGACTGTAGGAAAAGG GATGCAGAAGGTTCGGATGGAGGACAGCAACCTGTACTTTAATGCTAAGTCATCGTGGAGGTGGTGCGAGTTCTCAGCTCATCCAAGAGTGATGCTGTATGCCGACAGGACCGGGGTGGAGCTCACAGACATCAGG GTGAGTTTGTGCTCTGGTCACACGCTGTTCCGGATCAGTAACACGTCGGAGTGTCGGAGCGGAGAGAGGCTCATCCTGTCCAGGTATCTGGGAGACGTTCACCCCTTCCATCACCTCATCACCACACAG TACTCGGCCTACATTATGGACGAGCGCTTCCCGTGCGTGCCCATGCTCAAGTACGATCACATGATGCAGTCCCCGCCAATCTTTTGTCACGTCATCCCAGGCTCCGCTACCTCAGCCTCCACATCAAGTACCAACAAGGTCCTGCTCGGCTCCCACAGCTCCCAGGAAGTCACTCTGCTTCAGTACTCAG GAGGGAAGGTGGGGGCTTGTTCCAGTCGAGGTCCTCCTCAGGCTCTTCTTAGACCCAGAGAGAGTCTAAAACATCTCTCAGTCCAGATCCCTCACCGCCGGGACGCCGCAGCCAACAGACTGTCTGCACCTGTTGCAG GTTTGACGTGTATCCCGAAGAAAGCAGGAAGCATACCAGGCCGCAGGGAGTGTATGTGTGTCCTACAGCTAACTGAAGCTGGAGACATCTTCTATCAGGTCCTTGAGCACAACCCAACAGGCTTGGTCACATCTGGAGCTCCATCTGCAGACAGCAAACCTCGACAAGCAGCCACTGAGCTTCCAGGGTCAACCAGACTAACTGCAGAGCCTCCAGCAGACTCTCAAGTGGTTGTCTCTGAAACATCAAGCGATGAGGATGTCATCGGGTTAACGCAAGGTGTCAGCGCAAGAATGGTTGTTGCTGAAACGCCAGAGAGGGATCAACGACAGCCGAGTAGACCTTCTGTTTCCTCCTCTGAGGAGTCAGAGAGATTCAGAGACTGCAGAAGTGGACTTCAGCCACGAGAAAGCCAGTCGGATGAAGACGTTAACAATGAAAAGGTTGttgatgatgaaggtgctggCTCCAGCAGGTCCCTGCTGCAGACTTCAGGAAAGCTCAGCAGTTCAGTTTCTGTGAAGTGGAAACACTGGCTCCAGATCCTGGTGGAGAGAAACGGTAAAAAGAAGCCCCGTCCCCGCAGACTACAGCATTTCCAAATCTTTAGTAAAGGTCTGCTGCGTCTGCCTGACAGCGAAGCTAGAGGAGCACCAGAGAAGGAAATAATGGAAAAGTTGAGGGAAGAGTTGAAGTCATGCATGTCTGGACGCTCGCTGTTGGTTCAGCGCTCCGTTTCCCTCACAGCTCCAGATCCggttcctcttcatcaggtgaGCACGTCCTGGACGGATACACTCAGCCACCGACTCACCGTTGCCTGGCAGGGGGAGAAGGCGTGGCAGGCATGGTGGGAGGACCAGCTGGGGATGAATGAGAAGACCAAGATGGCGGcgctgaggaggaagaggaggagggaaaaagaagcaaagagaGCAGCAGGTCACAGATTAGAGCTGAGCGGGAGCTTCACGTCTGCCAGCGATCAGTCTGAACTGGACATTTTCTCCAGTTCGACAGGGTGGACCACTGCTTCGAGTCAGGGGCTGTGGTCAAACACAGAGGATGGGGAGGCGCTGTCCCAGTCGGCCGAGGTTTTGGAGCATGAGAACCAGAGAGCTCCGACAGCGTCCACCATTCAGACAGACATTCCAGTTCCCACGCCAACTGCTCAGAGTGtgcaatcaaataaaaatgaccagCAGTCTCCCAGCAGGCTTTCCACTTTCTCCCTGACTCAAACACAGACCCCTGACCGCACACCGGCCCGTCAGAGGAGGAGCAAAAGGACCGTAGAGGACTACCTCAGTACTCTGACATCAACTCAG GATTACCCATCACAAGCAGATTCCTACTTCCTGGAGAACGACAGCTTTACGGACACACCACCTCCACCAGCTCTGCTCCACAGCTCCCAGCCTCTCCGGGTTTCTATGTCTAGGGTTGCTGGTCCTTCGTCGGGTCTGTCTCAGTCTCTGACCTCCTCCCAGTGTTCGCAGGGTTGGAGGGGGCCGTCGCAGTCATCACAACCCAAGAAGAAGTCTCGAATGGGATTTTGA
- the taf1c gene encoding TATA box-binding protein-associated factor RNA polymerase I subunit C isoform X2: MDYHFPLQLFPSFYNCGPPDSVLKNGTGSWGSYDGVLPQALVRSPVGHLLPDIRLEGRLGVTLSPSWSPSCFPKTMQNFFMDHCQDAFGCMSDILGENFNFRSRGTEKHRHVSVWRVKRFLKLLNYKICFRTHKSSAMSSYCRMLSNVVPDIPPPLLGSLLYEELAEQRDHMLFCEGDTGGALAFVPFAERGKNVHQRGCLLYPGGQGLDRLKFRKVDLQHCNGSVSCVDASNSSPVSFQLKAPIRQISCTSLFNDCCVAVRSDHFCGVWRFSETDEPRLLQVVNTNKPATCVSVSPHVLGEILVASESGAANLWTVGKGMQKVRMEDSNLYFNAKSSWRWCEFSAHPRVMLYADRTGVELTDIRVSLCSGHTLFRISNTSECRSGERLILSRYLGDVHPFHHLITTQYSAYIMDERFPCVPMLKYDHMMQSPPIFCHVIPGSATSASTSSTNKVLLGSHSSQEVTLLQYSGGKVGACSSRGPPQALLRPRESLKHLSVQIPHRRDAAANRLSAPVAGLTCIPKKAGSIPGRRECMCVLQLTEAGDIFYQVLEHNPTGLVTSGAPSADSKPRQAATELPGSTRLTAEPPADSQVVVSETSSDEDVIGLTQGVSARMVVAETPERDQRQPSRPSVSSSEESERFRDCRSGLQPRESQSDEDVNNEKVVDDEGAGSSRSLLQTSGKLSSSVSVKWKHWLQILVERNGKKKPRPRRLQHFQIFSKGLLRLPDSEARGAPEKEIMEKLREELKSCMSGRSLLVQRSVSLTAPDPVPLHQVSTSWTDTLSHRLTVAWQGEKAWQAWWEDQLGMNEKTKMAALRRKRRREKEAKRAAGHRLELSGSFTSASDQSELDIFSSSTGWTTASSQGLWSNTEDGEALSQSAEVLEHENQRAPTASTIQTDIPVPTPTAQSVQSNKNDQQSPSRLSTFSLTQTQTPDRTPARQRRSKRTVEDYLSTLTSTQDYPSQADSYFLENDSFTDTPPPPALLHSSQPLRVSMSRVAGPSSGLSQSLTSSQCSQGWRGPSQSSQPKKKSRMGF; this comes from the exons GCATTTACTTCCAGACATCAGGTTAGAGGGGAGACTTGGTGTCACACTGAGCCCGTCCTGGTCCCCTTCCTGTTTCCCAAAAACG ATGCAGAACTTCTTCATGGATCACTGCCAAGATGCCTTTGGGTGCATGAGTGACATTCTGGGTGAAAACTTCAACTTCAGAAGTAGAGGCACAGAA aagCATCGGCATGTCTCCGTGTGGAGGGTGAAACGCTTCCTCAAGCTCCTGAATTATAAGAT ATGTTTCCGAACGCATAAGTCCTCAGCGATGTCCAGCTACTGCAGGATGTTGTCGAACGTGGTGCCCGACATCCCACCGCCACTCCTGGGATCTCTGTTGTACGAAGAGCTGGCCGAGCAGAGGGATCACATGCTGTTCTGTGAAGGAGACACTGGGGGCGCTCTGGCTTTCGTCCCGTTTGCGGAGCGTGGAAAGAACGTGCATCAGCGTGGCTGCCTCCTTTATCCTGGAGGACAGGGACTGGACCGCCTCA AGTTCCGCAAAGTGGACCTGCAGCACTGCAACGGGTCCGTTTCCTGTGTGGACGCCAGCAACAGCAGCCCGGTCAGCTTCCAGCTCAAAGCCCCCATCAGACAGATCAGCTGTACCTCCCTCTTCAATGACT GTTGTGTTGCTGTGCGGTCGGATCACTTCTGTGGCGTTTGGAGGTTCAGTGAAACAGACGAGCCGCGCCTTCTGCAGGTGGTCAACACCAACAAGCCTGCGACCTGTGTCAGTGTCAG TCCTCACGTTTTGGGTGAAATTCTGGTGGCGAGTGAGAGCGGAGCTGCAAACCTGTGGACTGTAGGAAAAGG GATGCAGAAGGTTCGGATGGAGGACAGCAACCTGTACTTTAATGCTAAGTCATCGTGGAGGTGGTGCGAGTTCTCAGCTCATCCAAGAGTGATGCTGTATGCCGACAGGACCGGGGTGGAGCTCACAGACATCAGG GTGAGTTTGTGCTCTGGTCACACGCTGTTCCGGATCAGTAACACGTCGGAGTGTCGGAGCGGAGAGAGGCTCATCCTGTCCAGGTATCTGGGAGACGTTCACCCCTTCCATCACCTCATCACCACACAG TACTCGGCCTACATTATGGACGAGCGCTTCCCGTGCGTGCCCATGCTCAAGTACGATCACATGATGCAGTCCCCGCCAATCTTTTGTCACGTCATCCCAGGCTCCGCTACCTCAGCCTCCACATCAAGTACCAACAAGGTCCTGCTCGGCTCCCACAGCTCCCAGGAAGTCACTCTGCTTCAGTACTCAG GAGGGAAGGTGGGGGCTTGTTCCAGTCGAGGTCCTCCTCAGGCTCTTCTTAGACCCAGAGAGAGTCTAAAACATCTCTCAGTCCAGATCCCTCACCGCCGGGACGCCGCAGCCAACAGACTGTCTGCACCTGTTGCAG GTTTGACGTGTATCCCGAAGAAAGCAGGAAGCATACCAGGCCGCAGGGAGTGTATGTGTGTCCTACAGCTAACTGAAGCTGGAGACATCTTCTATCAGGTCCTTGAGCACAACCCAACAGGCTTGGTCACATCTGGAGCTCCATCTGCAGACAGCAAACCTCGACAAGCAGCCACTGAGCTTCCAGGGTCAACCAGACTAACTGCAGAGCCTCCAGCAGACTCTCAAGTGGTTGTCTCTGAAACATCAAGCGATGAGGATGTCATCGGGTTAACGCAAGGTGTCAGCGCAAGAATGGTTGTTGCTGAAACGCCAGAGAGGGATCAACGACAGCCGAGTAGACCTTCTGTTTCCTCCTCTGAGGAGTCAGAGAGATTCAGAGACTGCAGAAGTGGACTTCAGCCACGAGAAAGCCAGTCGGATGAAGACGTTAACAATGAAAAGGTTGttgatgatgaaggtgctggCTCCAGCAGGTCCCTGCTGCAGACTTCAGGAAAGCTCAGCAGTTCAGTTTCTGTGAAGTGGAAACACTGGCTCCAGATCCTGGTGGAGAGAAACGGTAAAAAGAAGCCCCGTCCCCGCAGACTACAGCATTTCCAAATCTTTAGTAAAGGTCTGCTGCGTCTGCCTGACAGCGAAGCTAGAGGAGCACCAGAGAAGGAAATAATGGAAAAGTTGAGGGAAGAGTTGAAGTCATGCATGTCTGGACGCTCGCTGTTGGTTCAGCGCTCCGTTTCCCTCACAGCTCCAGATCCggttcctcttcatcaggtgaGCACGTCCTGGACGGATACACTCAGCCACCGACTCACCGTTGCCTGGCAGGGGGAGAAGGCGTGGCAGGCATGGTGGGAGGACCAGCTGGGGATGAATGAGAAGACCAAGATGGCGGcgctgaggaggaagaggaggagggaaaaagaagcaaagagaGCAGCAGGTCACAGATTAGAGCTGAGCGGGAGCTTCACGTCTGCCAGCGATCAGTCTGAACTGGACATTTTCTCCAGTTCGACAGGGTGGACCACTGCTTCGAGTCAGGGGCTGTGGTCAAACACAGAGGATGGGGAGGCGCTGTCCCAGTCGGCCGAGGTTTTGGAGCATGAGAACCAGAGAGCTCCGACAGCGTCCACCATTCAGACAGACATTCCAGTTCCCACGCCAACTGCTCAGAGTGtgcaatcaaataaaaatgaccagCAGTCTCCCAGCAGGCTTTCCACTTTCTCCCTGACTCAAACACAGACCCCTGACCGCACACCGGCCCGTCAGAGGAGGAGCAAAAGGACCGTAGAGGACTACCTCAGTACTCTGACATCAACTCAG GATTACCCATCACAAGCAGATTCCTACTTCCTGGAGAACGACAGCTTTACGGACACACCACCTCCACCAGCTCTGCTCCACAGCTCCCAGCCTCTCCGGGTTTCTATGTCTAGGGTTGCTGGTCCTTCGTCGGGTCTGTCTCAGTCTCTGACCTCCTCCCAGTGTTCGCAGGGTTGGAGGGGGCCGTCGCAGTCATCACAACCCAAGAAGAAGTCTCGAATGGGATTTTGA